From Nicotiana tabacum cultivar K326 chromosome 20, ASM71507v2, whole genome shotgun sequence, one genomic window encodes:
- the LOC107823637 gene encoding blue copper protein 1a-like: MASKAFLIAIAVVSMIVAPTIAIEHLVGDDQGWKLNFDYKAWAESKEFHIGDKLIFKYKEGAHNVFKADLISFQDCAPTTTTTSFHTGNDVIELTSPGKKWVLLRNNRPLRSRDEGCH, translated from the exons ATGGCCTCGAAAGCTTTCTTGATTGCAATTGCTGTTGTTAGTATGATTGTTGCACCAACAATTGCAATTGAGCATTTGGTTGGGGATGAtcaaggttggaagctcaacTTTGACTACAAAGCATGGGCTGAGAGCAAAGAGTTCCATATTGGAGATAAGCTCA TTTTCAAGTACAAGGAAGGAGCACATAATGTGTTCAAAGCAGATCTAATATCTTTCCAAGACTGTGCACCAACAACTACTACTACATCCTTCCACACTGGAAATGATGTGATTGAGCTGACATCTCCCGGCAAGAAATGGGTACTTCTGCGGAATAATAGACCACTGCGATCAAGGGATGAAGGTTGCCATTAA